One window of the Nitrospiraceae bacterium genome contains the following:
- a CDS encoding molybdopterin-dependent oxidoreductase has protein sequence MSFFNNSPFSFPLSRRALFKLGGLATIGMGFPGCDLGSMFAVPPRETTYFTANDKFYTVNFMDASYNFTRDLDVEQWKMVVKGAVERPLVMKWRDLLNRESFDQAVTLMCIDTLPGGSSLGTAMWRGISLKKLLQDIGADEDTARDVIFRAADGYSDSIPFARAMEDDVMLAYLMNGEKLPKDHGFPVRLIVPGLYGIKNVKWVTEIEVYNGDYLGYWQQKGWTDDGTIHIFSRIDSPGHYQSLEGPQQRLRGIAYGGPESISEVQLSFDQEKTWVAAEIEPPLSPLTWVIWNYDWRPPKSGKYMVSVRAIDTKGKIQTSEITRPQPAGATGLHSIVLDVLNA, from the coding sequence ATGTCATTTTTCAATAATTCTCCTTTTTCTTTTCCACTGAGTCGCCGGGCTCTTTTCAAACTTGGGGGACTGGCTACCATCGGCATGGGATTTCCTGGATGCGATCTGGGGTCGATGTTTGCAGTTCCTCCACGGGAAACCACCTATTTTACGGCAAACGATAAATTTTACACCGTCAATTTCATGGATGCCTCTTACAATTTTACCCGTGACTTGGATGTGGAGCAATGGAAAATGGTGGTGAAGGGCGCTGTGGAACGTCCCCTGGTGATGAAATGGCGTGATCTGCTCAACCGGGAATCTTTTGATCAGGCTGTGACGCTGATGTGTATTGATACGCTTCCAGGCGGGAGTAGTTTGGGGACCGCTATGTGGAGAGGGATTTCCCTTAAAAAACTTTTGCAAGACATCGGAGCCGATGAAGACACCGCCCGGGATGTGATCTTTCGGGCAGCTGACGGGTATTCTGACAGTATTCCTTTTGCCAGGGCCATGGAAGATGATGTCATGTTGGCCTATCTGATGAATGGAGAAAAGCTTCCCAAGGATCACGGCTTTCCGGTTCGCCTGATTGTTCCAGGTCTCTACGGGATTAAAAATGTGAAATGGGTTACGGAAATCGAAGTCTATAACGGTGACTACCTGGGCTACTGGCAACAGAAAGGTTGGACGGATGACGGGACCATTCATATTTTTTCCCGCATCGATAGCCCGGGTCATTACCAGTCGTTAGAAGGGCCTCAACAGCGATTACGCGGGATTGCCTATGGTGGACCGGAGAGCATCAGTGAGGTTCAACTGAGTTTTGATCAGGAGAAAACCTGGGTGGCAGCCGAAATCGAACCACCATTATCTCCTTTAACTTGGGTGATTTGGAATTATGATTGGAGGCCACCAAAATCCGGCAAGTACATGGTGTCTGTCAGAGCTATCGATACGAAGGGGAAGATCCAAACCTCCGAAATCACGAGGCCACAGCCGGCTGGGGCAACGGGATTGCATTCCATTGTTTTGGATGTGCTAAACGCTTAA
- the aspS gene encoding aspartate--tRNA ligase — translation MKRSHHCGELSIDHVGQIVTLAGWVASRRDHGGVRFIDLRDRYGLTQIVFDSEQQPTVHQLADRLRNEYVVAITGKVTLRPEGSANPSIPTGAIEIRSTSLVILNEAKPLPFALDDTITTTETLRLKHRYLDLRRPRMQELLQLRSQVSHLVRQYLHDNQFIEVETPILTKSTPEGARDYLVPSRVNPGEFFALPQSPQLFKQILMIGGTDRYYQIARCFRDEDLRLDRQPEFTQIDLEMSFVDQEDIMQLIEHMVGLVFKETKNIDLPSPLPRLSFEDAMGRYGTDKPDLRFDLQLQDLSQFAATCGFKVFKSAVESGGIVKALVIPGGNAFTRNRIDNLIDTAKEFGAKGLAWVKINEEGNLDSSIAKFFNPQALREALPSSKSGDLLIFVADQAPIVHQVLGRLRLLLGEELGLIDRNRWEPLWVIDFPMFEFDDTAKRYIALHHPFTAPHSNDMPLLETDPLQIRTQAYDLVLNGFELGGGSIRIHAPQVQSKVFDLLNISKTEAREKFGFLLDALESGAPPHGGIALGLDRLVMLLGKTDSIREVIPFPKTQKAQCLMTEAPSPVTPEQLQELSIRTTAKKPDNPA, via the coding sequence TTGAAACGATCACATCATTGCGGTGAACTCTCCATAGACCATGTAGGCCAAATCGTGACCTTAGCCGGCTGGGTTGCCAGTCGCCGAGACCATGGCGGAGTGAGGTTCATTGATCTTCGTGATCGCTACGGCCTCACACAAATCGTGTTTGATTCAGAGCAGCAACCCACGGTGCATCAATTAGCCGATCGTCTGCGCAATGAATACGTCGTGGCAATCACCGGTAAAGTGACGTTACGTCCCGAAGGCTCAGCAAACCCTTCTATTCCGACTGGCGCCATAGAAATTCGAAGCACATCCCTCGTGATTCTCAATGAAGCCAAACCCCTCCCCTTTGCACTCGACGACACTATCACCACCACAGAGACCCTTCGGTTAAAACACCGGTATCTGGACCTTCGCCGGCCAAGGATGCAAGAACTCCTTCAACTCCGCAGCCAGGTGTCCCATCTTGTACGGCAATACCTTCATGACAATCAGTTTATAGAAGTGGAAACGCCGATTTTAACAAAAAGTACTCCGGAGGGCGCACGAGATTATCTCGTCCCGAGTCGAGTCAACCCTGGTGAATTTTTTGCTCTTCCCCAATCGCCCCAACTCTTTAAACAGATTCTTATGATTGGGGGAACCGATCGTTATTATCAAATTGCCCGATGCTTTCGTGATGAAGACCTCCGGTTGGATCGCCAGCCAGAATTCACGCAAATCGATCTGGAAATGTCTTTCGTCGATCAGGAAGATATTATGCAGTTGATTGAACATATGGTCGGACTGGTCTTTAAAGAGACGAAGAATATTGACCTCCCCTCCCCATTGCCCCGACTGTCCTTTGAGGATGCCATGGGACGCTATGGGACCGACAAACCGGATCTTCGCTTTGATCTTCAGTTACAGGACCTGAGTCAATTCGCCGCAACCTGTGGGTTTAAAGTCTTTAAGAGCGCAGTGGAAAGCGGCGGGATCGTAAAAGCCCTTGTCATCCCAGGTGGCAACGCCTTCACTCGCAACCGGATTGACAATCTTATAGATACTGCAAAAGAATTTGGTGCCAAGGGGCTCGCTTGGGTCAAAATTAACGAAGAAGGCAATCTGGATTCCTCTATCGCCAAATTCTTTAATCCCCAAGCTCTCCGTGAAGCGCTCCCCTCGTCCAAATCCGGAGACCTCCTCATATTTGTCGCAGATCAAGCACCGATCGTCCATCAAGTCTTAGGCCGCCTTCGCCTGCTGCTTGGGGAGGAGCTAGGATTGATTGATCGAAACCGGTGGGAACCGCTATGGGTCATAGACTTTCCCATGTTTGAATTTGACGATACCGCCAAACGATATATCGCTCTGCACCATCCCTTTACGGCCCCTCACTCGAACGATATGCCGCTTCTGGAAACCGATCCTCTCCAGATTCGAACGCAAGCCTATGACCTGGTTTTGAATGGCTTTGAGTTAGGAGGAGGAAGTATTCGAATTCATGCGCCACAAGTTCAGTCAAAAGTCTTTGACCTACTGAACATCTCAAAAACGGAGGCTCGTGAAAAATTTGGATTTCTCTTAGACGCCTTGGAATCAGGGGCACCGCCCCATGGAGGAATCGCGCTGGGGCTTGATCGGTTGGTGATGTTACTCGGCAAGACGGATTCGATTCGAGAAGTGATCCCGTTTCCTAAAACACAGAAGGCTCAATGCCTGATGACCGAAGCCCCCTCTCCCGTCACACCAGAACAACTTCAGGAGCTCTCTATTCGCACCACGGCTAAAAAGCCTGACAACCCGGCTTAA
- a CDS encoding pseudouridine synthase: protein MAQAERTVRLQKIIARSGVASRRKAEELIQHGLVTVNGETVMTLGTKVDPAVDHIKVEGRHLKSRPPDMFLMLNKPLGYISTLHDPAGRPTIKALVPKPSIRLFPVGRLDYDSEGLLLLTNNGDIAQACLHPAHHVHKTYLVKIKGILEEPEIQKLRHGLMLEDGPTAPAKIKKAGKAAANSWVEITIHEGRKHQVKRMFEQIGHPVIRLKRVQFGPLNLGTLPPGQTRYLTDTEANDLRHLLIASESPGPTVRQPNTTNLPLSRPAGQLRPRTGTPNPIRSKSTASPAEKTGQTRPWTPARPLIKKTEKGSPSRPAAPSRPRSPNPNSIKRKSTLTSAGTIDRAGLHPSKNQPIKRMENFPKSGPAGQFWPRQGNPKPIRSKKTISTPGTTGNARPRRPGVTSKSRFKFKT from the coding sequence ATGGCTCAGGCAGAGAGAACAGTCCGTTTACAAAAAATCATCGCCCGTTCCGGAGTCGCTTCCAGGCGCAAGGCTGAGGAACTGATCCAACATGGGCTGGTCACCGTCAACGGGGAAACCGTCATGACGCTAGGAACCAAAGTTGACCCTGCCGTTGACCACATCAAGGTCGAAGGGCGCCATCTGAAGTCCCGACCTCCTGATATGTTTCTCATGCTGAATAAGCCCCTGGGGTACATCTCCACCTTGCATGATCCTGCGGGTCGCCCCACGATTAAAGCCTTGGTCCCGAAACCTTCAATACGGCTATTTCCTGTCGGACGATTAGATTATGACAGTGAAGGTTTACTCCTGCTCACTAATAACGGTGATATTGCGCAAGCCTGTCTTCACCCCGCCCATCATGTCCATAAAACATATTTGGTGAAAATTAAGGGTATCCTAGAAGAACCCGAAATCCAAAAACTCCGACATGGGCTGATGTTGGAAGATGGGCCCACAGCACCAGCCAAAATAAAAAAGGCTGGAAAAGCGGCGGCTAATTCCTGGGTGGAAATCACCATCCATGAAGGACGTAAACACCAGGTCAAACGAATGTTTGAGCAAATCGGCCATCCCGTGATCCGGTTAAAACGCGTTCAGTTTGGGCCTCTGAACCTTGGAACCCTTCCCCCAGGCCAGACGCGATATTTAACAGATACGGAAGCGAACGACTTACGTCATTTACTCATCGCATCTGAATCGCCAGGTCCGACTGTCCGCCAGCCGAACACTACAAACCTCCCCCTATCGAGACCTGCCGGGCAATTACGACCACGTACCGGAACCCCCAATCCCATCAGAAGCAAGAGTACCGCGTCGCCTGCTGAAAAGACCGGCCAAACACGGCCATGGACACCAGCTCGTCCACTGATCAAGAAAACAGAAAAAGGCTCTCCATCCAGACCTGCAGCTCCCTCGCGGCCACGCTCCCCAAACCCGAATTCCATCAAAAGAAAGAGCACCTTAACGTCTGCGGGAACGATCGATCGAGCAGGCCTGCATCCATCTAAAAATCAACCGATCAAAAGAATGGAAAATTTTCCTAAATCGGGACCCGCTGGTCAGTTTTGGCCACGCCAGGGAAACCCGAAACCCATCAGGAGTAAGAAGACGATCTCAACTCCTGGCACAACCGGCAACGCCCGGCCCCGCCGACCCGGCGTCACATCAAAAAGCCGGTTCAAGTTTAAAACTTAA
- the guaA gene encoding glutamine-hydrolyzing GMP synthase codes for MHSHHDTIVILDFGSQYTQLIARRIREFHIFSVILPSQATVQDILHYHPKGIIFSGGPASVTQAHSPKIDSQIFDLAIPILGICYGMQLLAHQCGGTVNPTPHREFGRADLTIDDNTNLFLGLDPTIAFPVWMSHGDSVQQLPPGFHVIAHTAHAPIAAMKSSNETQQLFGIQFHPEVIHSLHGSTILQNFARHICHCEPTWTMGSFIEQAVQDIRQTVGDGKVICALSGGVDSTVAAVLAHRAIGDQLTCLFIDNGLMRKNEVAQLQTTFDSAYHLKVRIADHAATFLAALGRTTDPERKRKIIGRQFIKVFEQEAVSLGKVEFLVQGTLYPDVIESLSVKGPSATIKTHHNVGGLPKRMKFKLIEPFRELFKDEVRQLGLELGLPEDIVWRQPFPGPGLAIRIIGSVTTERLAILREADAIVRDEIERAGLSRIIWQSFAVLLPIQTVGVMGDQRTYESVIAIRAVTSTDGMTADWGVIPPEVLGKMSNRIINEVQGINRVVYDISSKPPATIEWE; via the coding sequence ATGCACTCGCACCACGATACCATTGTCATTCTGGATTTTGGATCGCAGTATACGCAACTCATTGCACGGCGGATACGCGAATTCCACATTTTTTCCGTGATTCTCCCCTCGCAGGCGACGGTTCAGGATATCCTGCACTATCACCCCAAAGGGATTATTTTTTCGGGAGGACCCGCCAGCGTCACTCAGGCCCATTCTCCGAAAATTGATAGTCAAATCTTTGATCTTGCCATACCCATTCTGGGGATCTGCTATGGGATGCAATTGCTCGCTCATCAATGTGGCGGAACCGTCAACCCCACACCGCATCGTGAATTTGGTCGAGCCGATCTGACCATTGACGACAATACGAATTTATTTCTTGGCCTTGATCCCACAATTGCATTTCCTGTCTGGATGTCCCATGGGGATTCGGTTCAACAGCTTCCACCTGGATTTCATGTGATCGCCCACACGGCCCATGCCCCGATCGCCGCGATGAAATCCTCCAATGAGACCCAACAGCTCTTTGGTATCCAGTTTCACCCTGAAGTCATCCACTCCCTTCATGGGTCAACGATTCTTCAAAACTTTGCCCGTCATATCTGCCACTGCGAGCCAACCTGGACAATGGGGTCATTCATTGAACAGGCCGTGCAAGACATTCGGCAAACTGTTGGAGACGGCAAGGTCATTTGCGCACTCAGCGGAGGAGTGGATTCCACTGTGGCCGCTGTTCTGGCCCACCGGGCTATCGGAGACCAATTGACCTGCCTCTTCATTGACAATGGCCTCATGCGAAAGAATGAAGTGGCACAATTACAAACGACGTTCGATTCCGCCTATCATCTGAAGGTTCGCATTGCCGACCATGCAGCCACATTTCTGGCAGCACTGGGACGTACAACAGACCCGGAACGCAAACGAAAAATCATTGGTCGTCAATTCATTAAGGTTTTTGAACAGGAAGCGGTATCTTTAGGTAAAGTCGAGTTTCTGGTTCAGGGGACACTCTATCCTGATGTGATCGAGAGTCTGAGCGTGAAGGGACCATCGGCAACGATTAAAACACATCATAATGTCGGTGGTTTGCCCAAGCGCATGAAATTCAAACTGATTGAGCCCTTTCGAGAGTTATTTAAAGATGAAGTACGGCAATTAGGATTGGAATTAGGTCTACCTGAGGATATTGTCTGGAGACAACCCTTTCCCGGTCCAGGGTTAGCGATTCGCATCATTGGATCTGTGACCACCGAGCGCCTAGCGATTCTTCGTGAGGCGGATGCCATTGTTCGAGACGAAATTGAACGAGCCGGACTTTCAAGAATCATCTGGCAATCGTTTGCAGTCTTGCTGCCGATCCAAACCGTGGGAGTCATGGGCGACCAACGAACCTACGAATCAGTGATCGCCATTCGTGCCGTCACTAGTACGGACGGGATGACTGCGGACTGGGGGGTGATTCCGCCAGAGGTGTTGGGCAAAATGTCCAATCGGATTATCAATGAAGTACAAGGAATCAACCGCGTGGTGTATGACATTAGCTCAAAACCGCCAGCAACGATCGAATGGGAATAG
- the guaB gene encoding IMP dehydrogenase: MLEKQLRMGLTFDDVVLVPRHSNIIPSEVDPSTQLTRNIRINIPILSAAMDTVTEGRLAIAIAREGGIGIIHRALSPDMQASEVDKVKKSESGMILSPITISPDHTIRDAHHLMATYRISGIPVTKDGKLVGILTNRDLRFENRLDLKVAQVMTKNNLVTAPEGTGLDQAQAILHEHRIEKLPVVNDQFELKGLITIKDIQKKIKYPFACKDAHGRLRVGAAVGVGPDVEERLERLTKAGIDLIVVDTAHGHSQSVLDKVKDIKSRYPDLEIMAGNVATSAATLDLIKAGADAIKVGVGPGSICTTRIVSGAGVPQLTAVADCATIAKEHQIPLIADGGIKYSGDLTKALAAGASCVMIGSLFAGTEESPGETVLYQGRTYKEYRGMGSLGAMERGGKDRYFQEGRESSKLVPEGIEARVPYKGNLAVMVYQLVGGLKAGMGYCGCRTIEELQQNAQFIQLTSAGLREAHVHDVVITKEAPNYRAD, encoded by the coding sequence ATGCTGGAAAAACAATTACGAATGGGACTCACTTTTGACGACGTGGTTCTGGTGCCGCGCCACTCAAATATTATACCCTCTGAGGTTGATCCCTCAACCCAACTCACGCGAAATATTCGGATTAACATCCCAATTCTGAGCGCGGCCATGGACACCGTAACCGAAGGGCGATTGGCCATTGCGATAGCACGCGAAGGGGGAATTGGAATAATTCACCGCGCCCTCTCCCCTGACATGCAGGCATCAGAAGTCGATAAGGTTAAAAAATCAGAAAGCGGGATGATCCTTTCTCCAATCACCATCTCCCCTGATCATACCATTCGCGATGCGCACCATCTTATGGCGACCTATCGCATATCTGGAATCCCTGTAACCAAAGATGGCAAATTGGTCGGCATCTTAACGAACCGCGATCTTCGTTTTGAAAACCGATTGGATCTCAAAGTTGCTCAAGTTATGACTAAAAACAACCTCGTGACTGCCCCTGAAGGTACGGGATTAGACCAGGCCCAGGCAATTCTTCATGAGCATCGCATTGAAAAACTTCCTGTTGTCAATGATCAATTTGAGTTAAAAGGGTTGATCACCATCAAAGACATTCAGAAAAAAATCAAATATCCCTTTGCCTGCAAAGATGCACACGGACGGTTACGCGTTGGCGCGGCAGTCGGGGTCGGACCCGATGTGGAAGAACGCCTGGAGCGGCTCACAAAAGCTGGGATTGATCTAATCGTTGTCGATACCGCCCATGGGCACTCCCAAAGCGTCCTAGACAAGGTCAAGGATATTAAATCCCGCTATCCCGACCTGGAAATAATGGCAGGAAATGTTGCAACCTCTGCTGCCACCCTTGATCTTATTAAGGCTGGAGCGGATGCTATCAAAGTTGGAGTCGGGCCAGGCTCAATCTGCACCACCAGAATCGTATCAGGAGCCGGAGTCCCACAATTGACCGCCGTTGCGGATTGCGCCACCATCGCCAAAGAACACCAAATCCCTTTGATTGCTGATGGAGGCATTAAATATTCTGGAGATCTCACTAAAGCCCTCGCGGCCGGAGCCTCTTGCGTGATGATCGGATCCCTGTTTGCGGGAACCGAAGAATCTCCAGGGGAAACGGTGTTGTATCAAGGCCGGACCTACAAGGAATATCGAGGGATGGGATCACTGGGAGCCATGGAACGCGGCGGAAAGGATCGCTACTTTCAAGAGGGCCGCGAATCTTCAAAATTAGTCCCTGAAGGCATTGAAGCCCGCGTTCCCTACAAAGGAAACCTCGCGGTCATGGTCTATCAATTGGTTGGAGGACTGAAGGCAGGAATGGGGTATTGCGGATGTCGAACAATCGAAGAACTTCAGCAGAATGCCCAGTTCATTCAACTTACCTCTGCAGGCCTCCGAGAAGCCCACGTTCATGATGTGGTGATTACGAAGGAGGCCCCCAATTATCGGGCTGACTAA
- a CDS encoding 6-bladed beta-propeller gives MTKLLNVLFFGNPLYQQTLTIESGAEDWGAGQNEDANIPPAPANLRANPDHTRITLTWDPVPGALYYNVYFLTTKGVQIKPNELTRPVAGQEDFIPKVGITKEKSNCIEGAISPYEHNDLANNFCYHYAISVVTEEGESPLSEEVMSIPSPYLPVMQIGCEGVDDGEFKSPTGIAIDKDGNIYVGDTDNHSIQKFDQSGKFLARWGDEPDSTEGKFYYPRGIATSPEGDVYVADSGNNRIQKFDSEGNIINAWGKFGFAWRGAEAGKFDVPWGVTTDSQGNLFVSDTSNARIQKFLSDGSPVLKWGRDGGYDGAFFYPRGLAVDFVGNIYIADEGNNRIQKFDARGNFLLKWGKEGNAPGQFKAPWGVACDALGYVYVVDSGNHRVQKFDSSGTYLTSWGNRGLTEGQLNFPSGIAVDKEGYVYVIDSGNHRLTKFAPTEDELNRGKQEKRIASDLTAPINLAVKPGDTENILSWLEVPNAVSYNLYFSTEPNLSTDTSTKIEGVTTPYIHSGLTNNTAYFYAMTSVTEDGAESRLSEEQTAIPVLIDISAPQNPDIVINHGAYMTNSPDMVATISAKDVDSGVAAYFISENPMTPSGTMPGWVEVEPEQKFGATIPFTTSPTDGTKTVYVWFKDANNNVSVPASTSILLNTSGYICVAKWGKPGRGASLLHGGEFISPLYGLTIDRQGSLFVVDNGNNRIQKFDRNGNFILLWGNFGSANGGFNNPTGIACDGNGNVYVADTNNHRVQKFDGKLGHYMMKLGSRGNGEGQFNAPWGVAVDRVRGYLYVVDSANFRVQKFDETGEFIMQWGSFGNGDGQFYFARGIAVDQTDGTVYVVDMGNHRIQKFDTSSNVLPQLLTKWGGGIGPGHASSAQAQEPGQFRSPWGVAVDESGDVFVSDTGNQRIQKFDRDGNFITQWGGFGSQDGQFNFPYGIGADSRGHVYSVDSGNMRVQEFMPAEEAEDHFQEEETMAFIPEAAE, from the coding sequence ATGACAAAACTTCTCAATGTTTTATTTTTTGGAAATCCGCTCTATCAACAAACGTTGACCATAGAAAGTGGAGCGGAAGACTGGGGAGCAGGACAAAACGAGGATGCCAATATTCCACCGGCACCAGCGAACCTACGCGCTAACCCTGATCATACGCGAATTACCCTGACCTGGGATCCTGTTCCGGGAGCCCTGTATTACAACGTTTATTTCCTGACCACCAAGGGCGTTCAAATTAAGCCCAACGAACTTACCAGGCCAGTCGCAGGACAAGAGGATTTTATCCCAAAAGTTGGGATAACCAAAGAAAAATCCAATTGCATTGAAGGAGCGATCTCGCCTTACGAACATAACGACCTAGCTAATAACTTTTGTTACCACTATGCCATTTCCGTGGTTACGGAAGAAGGAGAAAGCCCCTTATCTGAAGAGGTAATGTCCATCCCTTCGCCCTACCTCCCCGTGATGCAAATCGGGTGTGAAGGCGTCGACGATGGAGAATTTAAATCACCAACCGGCATTGCTATAGATAAAGACGGAAACATCTATGTCGGCGATACAGACAATCATTCGATTCAGAAGTTTGACCAATCGGGAAAATTTCTTGCACGTTGGGGTGACGAACCTGATTCAACCGAAGGAAAATTTTATTACCCACGGGGCATTGCCACATCCCCAGAAGGAGATGTGTATGTGGCCGACAGTGGGAACAACCGCATCCAAAAGTTTGATTCCGAAGGAAATATTATTAATGCCTGGGGAAAATTCGGTTTTGCCTGGCGAGGGGCGGAAGCGGGGAAATTCGATGTCCCCTGGGGTGTTACCACCGATTCTCAAGGCAATCTGTTTGTCTCAGATACCAGCAATGCCAGAATTCAAAAATTCCTTTCCGACGGCTCCCCTGTGCTTAAGTGGGGGCGTGATGGGGGATATGACGGCGCCTTCTTTTATCCCCGCGGCCTCGCCGTTGACTTTGTCGGAAATATTTATATTGCCGATGAGGGGAACAATCGGATTCAAAAATTTGATGCACGTGGTAACTTCCTCCTGAAGTGGGGGAAGGAAGGGAATGCCCCAGGTCAATTTAAAGCCCCATGGGGAGTCGCCTGCGACGCTTTGGGATATGTGTATGTCGTCGACAGCGGAAATCACCGTGTCCAAAAGTTTGATTCTAGCGGGACCTATCTCACTTCGTGGGGAAATCGGGGATTAACTGAAGGGCAACTGAATTTCCCGTCAGGGATTGCGGTGGACAAAGAAGGATATGTGTACGTCATAGACAGCGGCAACCACCGTTTAACCAAGTTTGCCCCAACTGAGGATGAACTCAATCGAGGCAAACAAGAAAAACGAATTGCCAGCGATCTTACTGCCCCCATCAACCTTGCCGTCAAACCCGGAGATACAGAAAACATCCTTAGTTGGCTCGAAGTTCCAAATGCTGTCAGTTACAACCTCTATTTTAGTACTGAACCAAACCTCTCCACAGACACCTCTACAAAGATTGAAGGTGTGACCACTCCATATATCCATAGTGGCCTCACGAATAACACGGCATATTTTTATGCTATGACATCGGTGACCGAAGATGGAGCAGAAAGCCGGCTATCTGAAGAGCAGACAGCTATTCCAGTTTTAATCGACATCTCAGCACCTCAAAATCCTGACATCGTCATTAATCATGGGGCCTACATGACCAATAGTCCTGATATGGTCGCCACCATCTCAGCTAAAGACGTGGATAGCGGAGTGGCCGCCTATTTCATCTCTGAAAACCCCATGACCCCAAGCGGGACCATGCCTGGGTGGGTTGAAGTGGAACCGGAACAAAAATTTGGAGCCACGATTCCTTTTACCACCTCGCCAACCGATGGCACAAAAACCGTCTACGTTTGGTTCAAAGACGCCAATAACAACGTTTCTGTTCCCGCCAGCACCAGCATCCTTCTCAACACCTCTGGGTATATTTGTGTCGCCAAGTGGGGAAAACCAGGCCGTGGAGCTTCCCTTCTCCATGGTGGAGAATTTATTAGCCCTCTATACGGCCTAACGATTGATCGCCAAGGGTCATTGTTTGTCGTTGATAACGGGAACAACCGCATCCAGAAATTCGACAGAAATGGAAATTTCATACTGTTATGGGGAAATTTCGGATCCGCTAATGGGGGTTTCAATAATCCTACGGGCATCGCATGCGATGGAAATGGGAATGTGTATGTGGCTGACACCAATAACCATCGGGTTCAAAAGTTTGATGGGAAATTAGGCCATTATATGATGAAACTGGGATCACGCGGGAATGGCGAAGGACAGTTTAATGCTCCATGGGGAGTCGCGGTCGACCGAGTCCGCGGGTATCTGTATGTCGTAGATAGTGCCAACTTCCGGGTTCAAAAGTTTGATGAAACCGGAGAATTCATTATGCAGTGGGGAAGCTTTGGAAACGGGGACGGACAATTTTATTTTGCGCGAGGCATTGCTGTGGATCAAACAGATGGAACCGTCTATGTAGTCGACATGGGTAATCATCGGATTCAAAAATTTGATACCAGCTCAAACGTCCTCCCCCAATTACTTACCAAATGGGGCGGAGGCATTGGGCCAGGCCATGCCAGCAGCGCTCAGGCACAAGAACCTGGGCAGTTTCGATCGCCCTGGGGTGTGGCAGTAGATGAATCAGGAGACGTATTTGTGAGTGATACCGGCAACCAACGCATCCAAAAGTTTGATCGAGACGGTAACTTTATCACCCAATGGGGCGGCTTCGGATCTCAGGATGGCCAATTCAATTTTCCCTATGGAATTGGTGCTGACTCAAGAGGACACGTCTATTCAGTTGATAGCGGAAACATGCGAGTTCAAGAATTTATGCCGGCAGAGGAAGCTGAAGATCATTTCCAGGAAGAGGAAACGATGGCCTTTATTCCTGAGGCAGCAGAATAG
- a CDS encoding cold shock domain-containing protein — protein sequence MRSKGTVKWFNDRKGFGFIQVEGGQDVFVHYSALQEDGFKSLKEGESVEFDLVEGAKGPQAANVTKSGIAQPS from the coding sequence ATGAGAAGTAAGGGAACGGTAAAATGGTTTAATGATCGTAAAGGTTTTGGCTTCATTCAGGTTGAAGGCGGACAGGATGTCTTTGTGCATTATTCCGCACTTCAAGAAGACGGATTTAAATCTCTAAAAGAGGGGGAATCGGTAGAATTTGACTTGGTAGAGGGAGCAAAGGGTCCACAGGCTGCCAACGTCACAAAATCAGGAATTGCCCAACCATCTTAA